In the Salvelinus namaycush isolate Seneca chromosome 35, SaNama_1.0, whole genome shotgun sequence genome, one interval contains:
- the cdc42ep4b gene encoding cdc42 effector protein 4 has product MPILKQLTSNQSKRRSRADLTAEMISAPLGDFRHTMHVGRGGDAFGDTSFLSTRSGEPPKEPAPEVQQISPGPVPKPGLLSRTFRSSKRSQSVNRGENALEPPGGSPNFVKNAISLPYLNDDDAGRMGGGPRMPKSVSSSPLKKLPEVEGIRKPVNGAAAMDLEFDERNFGELTDLPPSHLRGGGMKHAESIMSFHIDLGPSMLGDILSVMEKKGWEEDDLGYEEGKGSEGRGSPPLSPPTTEDNVEDQVDLQPPVRPPRSTYPQQKIMADPPNTPPRNYHSHLDSCSFSSSGSAALEEKPLHHMQEGDTDSAKYSSPGVGGEDDKDFSFMDEDEDEIRV; this is encoded by the coding sequence ATGCCTATCCTCAAGCAGCTAACCTCGAACCAGTCTAAGCGTCGCTCCCGAGCCGATCTGACTGCAGAGATGATCAGTGCCCCTCTCGGGGACTTCAGACACACCATGCATGTAGGTCGTGGCGGCGATGCCTTTGGGGACACCTCATTCCTGAGTACCCGGTCTGGGGAGCCCCCTAAAGAACCAGCTCCAGAGGTGCAGCAGATCTCCCCTGGACCTGTCCCCAAACCAGGCCTGCTGTCCCGAACCTTCAGGAGCAGTAAGCGCTCCCAGTCGGTGAACCGTGGCGAGAATGCGTTGGAACCCCCTGGTGGCTCGCCAAACTTTGTGAAAAACGCCATCTCACTGCCCTACCTCAACGACGATGATGCGGGCAGGATGGGCGGTGGTCCCCGGATGCCCAAGAGCGTCTCCTCCAGCCCTCTGAAGAAGCTGCCCGAGGTCGAAGGAATCAGAAAACCGGTCAACGGTGCCGCGGCCATGGACCTGGAGTTCGATGAGCGGAACTTCGGAGAACTGACTGACCTGCCACCGTCCCATCTTCGAGGTGGTGGGATGAAGCATGCGGAGTCCATTATGTCGTTCCACATCGACCTGGGTCCCTCTATGCTGGGAGACATCCTCAGCGTCATGGAGAAGAAGGGCTGGGAGGAGGACGACCTGGGATACGAGGAGGGGAAGGGCAGCGAGGGCCGTGGGTCACCCCCCCTCAGTCCTCCCACCACGGAGGACAATGTTGAGGACCAGGTGGATCTACAGCCGCCAGTCAGGCCCCCACGCAGCACCTATCCCCAGCAGAAAATCATGGCAGACCCCCCCAACACCCCTCCCAGGAACTACcacagccacctggacagctgctCTTTTTCCTCCTCCGGCTCCGCCGCTCTTGAGGAGAAACCACTCCACCACATGCAGGAGGGGGACACGGACAGCGCCAAGTACAGCTCTCCGGGGGTTGGGGGGGAGGATGACAAAGACTTCTCCTTCATGGACGAGGACGAAGATGAAATCAGGGTGTGA